Proteins from a single region of Stappia sp. ES.058:
- a CDS encoding ABC transporter substrate-binding protein: MRHKMLAAVAAAALIAGSGSAFAGPEEAKKWIDSEFQPSALTKDQQMAEMEWFINAAKPYAGLEINVLSEGIPTHVYESKTLAQAFEEITGIKVNHQILGEGEVVQAVQTQMQTNRNLYDAYVNDSDLIGTHSRLQQAVNLTDWMAGEGKDVTSPTLDLDDFMGLSFTTGPDGDLYQLPDQQFANLYWFRKDWFEREDLKTAFKEKYGYDLGVPVNWSAYEDIAEFFSEDVKEIDGVRVYGHMDYGKRAPDLGWRMTDAWLSMAGAGSTGLPNGRPIDEWGIRMEEGSCNPSGASVARGGATNGPASVYAIRKWDEWLRKYAPPGAADYDFYQSLPALSQGNVAQQIFWYTAFLADMVKPQSEGNNTVDEDGMPLWRAAPSPHGPYWQEGQKVGYQDVGSWTILKSTPAERAKAAWLYAQFVSSKTVDVKKSHVGLTFARDSTVRHESFTERAPALGGVVEFYRSPDREMWTPTGVNVPDYPKLAQLWWQQIGDVNSGAFTPQEAMDRLAGEMDTIMARMQRADEANSTYGGCGPRLNEPKDPSEWIGKGGAKAKLDNEKPQGETVNYDDLVQRWAEK, from the coding sequence ATGCGACACAAGATGCTGGCAGCTGTTGCTGCTGCCGCGCTTATCGCGGGTTCGGGGTCGGCGTTCGCCGGACCCGAGGAGGCGAAGAAGTGGATTGATAGCGAATTCCAGCCGTCGGCGCTGACGAAAGATCAGCAGATGGCGGAAATGGAATGGTTCATCAATGCGGCCAAGCCCTATGCTGGCCTCGAGATCAACGTGCTGTCGGAAGGCATTCCGACCCACGTCTACGAATCCAAGACGCTGGCTCAGGCGTTCGAGGAGATCACCGGTATCAAGGTCAACCATCAGATCCTCGGCGAAGGTGAAGTGGTGCAGGCCGTTCAGACGCAGATGCAGACCAACCGAAATCTGTATGATGCCTATGTGAACGATTCCGATCTCATCGGTACGCATTCACGCCTGCAGCAGGCCGTCAACCTGACGGACTGGATGGCAGGTGAGGGCAAGGATGTCACGTCGCCGACGCTCGACCTCGACGATTTCATGGGTCTCAGTTTCACGACCGGCCCGGATGGCGATCTGTACCAGTTGCCGGACCAGCAGTTTGCGAACCTCTACTGGTTCCGCAAGGACTGGTTCGAGCGTGAGGATCTGAAAACCGCCTTCAAGGAAAAGTACGGCTACGACCTCGGCGTGCCGGTTAACTGGTCGGCCTATGAGGATATCGCCGAATTCTTCTCCGAAGATGTCAAGGAGATCGACGGCGTGCGCGTCTACGGCCATATGGATTATGGCAAGCGCGCTCCCGATCTCGGCTGGCGCATGACCGATGCGTGGCTGTCCATGGCGGGCGCCGGCTCGACCGGGCTTCCCAACGGGCGCCCGATCGACGAATGGGGCATCCGCATGGAGGAAGGCTCGTGCAATCCCTCCGGCGCATCGGTTGCCCGCGGTGGCGCGACGAACGGTCCGGCCTCCGTCTATGCCATCCGCAAGTGGGATGAATGGCTGCGCAAATATGCGCCTCCGGGTGCCGCCGACTATGACTTCTACCAGTCGCTCCCGGCGCTCAGCCAGGGCAACGTGGCCCAGCAGATCTTCTGGTACACCGCGTTTCTCGCCGACATGGTCAAGCCGCAGTCGGAAGGCAACAACACCGTGGACGAGGATGGCATGCCGTTGTGGCGCGCCGCTCCGAGCCCGCACGGCCCCTACTGGCAGGAAGGCCAGAAGGTCGGCTATCAGGATGTCGGCTCTTGGACCATCTTGAAGTCCACGCCGGCCGAGCGTGCCAAGGCCGCATGGCTCTACGCACAGTTCGTCAGCTCCAAGACCGTCGACGTGAAGAAAAGCCACGTTGGTCTGACCTTTGCCCGCGACAGCACAGTGCGGCATGAGAGCTTTACCGAGCGTGCGCCGGCCCTTGGCGGTGTCGTCGAGTTCTACCGTTCGCCGGACCGCGAAATGTGGACCCCGACCGGCGTCAACGTGCCGGACTATCCCAAGCTGGCCCAGCTTTGGTGGCAGCAGATTGGCGACGTCAACTCCGGGGCCTTCACGCCGCAGGAAGCCATGGACCGTCTCGCTGGCGAGATGGACACCATCATGGCCCGCATGCAGCGTGCGGATGAGGCCAACAGCACCTACGGTGGCTGCGGTCCGCGTCTCAACGAGCCCAAGGATCCGTCCGAGTGGATTGGCAAGGGCGGCGCCAAGGCGAAGCTGGACAACGAAAAGCCGCAGGGCGAGACCGTCAATTACGACGACCTCGTGCAGCGCTGGGCCGAGAAGTGA
- the hemA gene encoding 5-aminolevulinate synthase, translating to MNYESFFRSEIEGLHEEGRYRVFADLERHAGQFPRATRHTGDGTHEVSVWCSNDYLGMGQSPVVTDAMHEAITRCGAGAGGTRNISGTSHYHVLLERELADLHGKEAALLFTSGYVSNWAALGTLASRMPGCVVLSDALNHASMIEGIRYSRAERRIWKHNDVADLERQLAEIEPGRPKLVAFESVYSMDGDIAPIEEICDVADKYGAMTYLDEVHGVGLYGPRGGGIAEREGLMDRLTVIEGTLGKAFGVMGGYIAASEALCDFVRSFASGFIFTTALPPSLAAGARASIQFLKSAEGEALRTRQRNRVTTLRRRLDALGIPHLPNPSHIVPVMVKDPVKCKMLSDILLDTYGVYIQPINYPTVPKGTERLRITPSPLHTDADIEHLVRALESLWSQCALSRAVA from the coding sequence ATGAATTACGAGAGCTTCTTTCGGAGCGAAATCGAAGGTTTGCACGAAGAAGGCCGCTACCGCGTGTTCGCGGATCTGGAGCGGCATGCCGGACAGTTCCCCAGGGCAACGCGCCACACAGGCGACGGAACGCATGAAGTCTCCGTCTGGTGTTCCAACGACTATCTGGGAATGGGTCAAAGCCCGGTTGTGACTGACGCGATGCATGAGGCGATCACGCGGTGCGGCGCCGGCGCCGGTGGCACCCGCAACATCTCGGGCACCAGTCACTATCACGTTCTGCTCGAACGGGAACTTGCCGACCTGCACGGCAAGGAAGCCGCCCTGCTCTTCACTTCCGGTTATGTTTCCAACTGGGCGGCGCTGGGAACCCTGGCATCGCGAATGCCCGGCTGCGTCGTGTTGTCGGACGCGCTGAACCATGCCTCGATGATCGAGGGCATTCGCTATTCGCGCGCGGAACGGCGGATCTGGAAGCACAACGACGTCGCGGACCTGGAGCGCCAGCTTGCAGAGATCGAGCCCGGGCGCCCGAAGCTCGTGGCCTTCGAATCGGTCTATTCGATGGATGGCGATATCGCCCCGATCGAGGAAATCTGTGACGTTGCCGACAAATATGGCGCCATGACCTACCTCGACGAGGTTCACGGTGTCGGTCTCTACGGTCCGCGCGGCGGTGGCATCGCCGAACGCGAGGGCCTGATGGATCGGCTGACCGTGATCGAGGGAACGCTGGGCAAGGCGTTCGGCGTCATGGGCGGCTATATCGCCGCCTCCGAAGCGCTTTGCGATTTCGTTCGCTCCTTTGCCTCCGGTTTCATTTTCACGACTGCGCTTCCGCCGTCCCTCGCCGCCGGCGCACGCGCATCTATCCAGTTCCTCAAATCGGCGGAAGGCGAAGCGCTTCGCACGCGCCAGCGCAACCGTGTCACGACCCTGCGCCGCCGGCTGGACGCGCTCGGCATTCCACATCTGCCAAACCCCAGCCACATCGTTCCGGTGATGGTCAAGGACCCGGTAAAGTGCAAGATGCTCTCCGACATCCTGCTCGACACCTATGGCGTCTACATCCAGCCGATCAATTATCCGACGGTTCCCAAGGGCACCGAACGGCTGCGGATAACGCCGTCACCGCTGCATACAGATGCCGATATCGAGCACCTGGTGCGGGCGCTGGAATCCCTGTGGTCGCAATGCGCGCTGAGCCGCGCGGTTGCGTAA
- a CDS encoding Rap1a/Tai family immunity protein: MLVGALAGTVGFAENARAQGAGWQSGAQISRVCATGPSENPVAVTFCLGYLQGALDAFLIGRASCVPAGTDANGLRAAVLAHVKRHPERARGRGPSFVYDAFRAAWPECAHMPGVSR; encoded by the coding sequence ATGCTTGTCGGCGCACTTGCCGGAACGGTGGGGTTTGCCGAAAATGCCAGAGCACAAGGCGCTGGATGGCAAAGTGGGGCACAGATTTCCAGGGTTTGTGCAACGGGACCGTCGGAGAACCCGGTCGCCGTCACCTTCTGTCTCGGGTATCTGCAGGGCGCGCTCGACGCTTTCCTGATCGGGCGGGCTTCCTGCGTTCCTGCCGGGACCGATGCCAATGGGCTGCGGGCCGCCGTACTTGCCCATGTGAAGAGACATCCGGAGCGCGCGCGCGGGCGCGGGCCCTCCTTCGTCTATGATGCCTTTCGGGCAGCCTGGCCGGAATGCGCGCATATGCCCGGTGTATCCCGCTAG
- a CDS encoding ActR/PrrA/RegA family redox response regulator transcription factor, producing MSDEPSTETGIGHLLIVDDDHPFQQRLARAMEKRGFETETADSVREALDSVRKRAPDYAVVDMRLEDGSGLDVVEALRARRPDARIVILTGYGNIATAVTAVKLGAVDYLAKPADADDVLAALTFSGEDKAPPPENPMSADRVRWEHIQRVYELCGRNVSETARRLNMHRRTLQRILAKRAPR from the coding sequence ATGAGCGACGAACCCAGTACCGAAACCGGCATCGGACATCTCCTGATCGTCGATGACGACCACCCGTTCCAGCAACGGCTGGCGCGAGCCATGGAAAAGCGTGGCTTCGAAACCGAAACCGCAGACAGCGTGCGAGAGGCGCTGGACAGCGTGCGCAAGCGCGCGCCCGACTACGCCGTGGTCGATATGCGCCTTGAAGACGGCAGCGGGCTAGATGTGGTCGAAGCCTTGCGGGCACGGCGTCCGGACGCGCGGATCGTGATCCTCACCGGATACGGAAATATTGCGACCGCCGTAACAGCGGTCAAGCTCGGTGCCGTCGACTACCTGGCGAAACCCGCCGACGCCGACGATGTGCTCGCCGCGCTGACATTTTCCGGCGAGGACAAGGCGCCGCCGCCGGAAAACCCGATGTCGGCCGACCGGGTTCGCTGGGAACATATCCAGCGCGTCTATGAATTGTGCGGACGCAATGTTTCGGAGACAGCCCGCCGGCTCAACATGCACCGTCGCACGCTTCAGCGGATCTTGGCAAAACGCGCGCCGCGCTGA
- a CDS encoding MmcB family DNA repair protein, whose protein sequence is MSANRIKLDSPLVDGRQSEMASRVWRGAARLLRAQGFACVGEVTLASGRRADLAALGPGGELWIVEVKSSLADLRADSKWPEYRAYCDRFFFASHADVGIEPFPADAGFILSDGFGAEILREAPEHRLAAARRKAVTLRIAHAAANRLHDALDPDLRTLSLDIL, encoded by the coding sequence ATGTCCGCAAATCGCATCAAACTCGACAGTCCGCTCGTCGACGGACGCCAGTCGGAGATGGCCTCCCGCGTCTGGCGGGGCGCGGCCAGGCTTCTGCGCGCGCAAGGGTTTGCCTGTGTCGGCGAGGTGACGCTGGCCTCCGGTCGTCGCGCCGACCTTGCGGCGCTCGGGCCCGGCGGGGAACTGTGGATCGTGGAAGTGAAGTCATCGCTTGCGGATCTGCGCGCCGACAGCAAGTGGCCGGAGTATCGCGCCTATTGCGACCGTTTCTTTTTTGCCAGCCATGCCGACGTCGGCATCGAACCGTTTCCGGCCGATGCGGGATTCATTCTCTCCGATGGCTTTGGCGCGGAAATCCTGAGGGAGGCACCGGAGCACAGGCTCGCTGCGGCCCGGCGCAAGGCCGTGACGCTGCGTATTGCCCATGCTGCGGCAAACCGGCTCCACGACGCGCTCGACCCGGACCTGCGGACGCTGTCGCTTGATATACTCTGA
- a CDS encoding ABC transporter ATP-binding protein — MSLELRGVGLRAGADIHIHPTELVFEPGSFNILLGTTLAGKTTMMKLMAGLERPTSGTVWFGGRDVTGVSVRRRNVSMVYQQFINYPNMSVYENIASPLRVAKIDEAEVKRRVGTMAELLKLSPMLSRRPSELSGGQQQRTAMARALVKDADLVLLDEPLANLDFKLREELRDELPRLFADRDCIVVYATTEPVEALLFGGQTACLSEGRVTQFGPTADVYRKPRDLVSAQVFSEPPINIAPVVKAGDVFRFGGASEFPASGPFAALADGEYTLGIRPHHVAPTPNIDNPVAVDGHVLVTELSGSESVIHFTVQGETWVSQSHGIHPFEVGTDQRLYADMSKALVFDSAGRRIEI; from the coding sequence ATGTCCCTTGAACTGAGGGGCGTCGGTCTGCGGGCAGGCGCCGATATTCATATCCATCCGACCGAGCTCGTCTTTGAGCCGGGAAGCTTCAACATCCTGCTCGGCACCACGCTTGCCGGCAAGACGACGATGATGAAGCTGATGGCCGGTCTGGAACGCCCGACCTCCGGCACGGTCTGGTTCGGCGGACGGGACGTGACCGGCGTGTCCGTGCGCCGACGCAACGTGTCGATGGTCTATCAGCAGTTCATCAATTACCCGAACATGAGCGTCTATGAGAACATCGCCTCGCCCCTGCGGGTGGCAAAGATCGACGAGGCGGAAGTCAAGCGGCGGGTCGGTACCATGGCCGAGTTGCTCAAGCTTTCGCCGATGCTGTCGCGCCGCCCTTCCGAGCTCTCCGGCGGGCAGCAGCAGCGAACGGCCATGGCCCGCGCCCTCGTCAAGGATGCGGACCTCGTGCTGCTCGATGAGCCGCTCGCCAATCTTGATTTCAAGTTGCGCGAGGAACTGCGGGACGAGTTGCCCCGCCTGTTCGCCGATCGTGACTGTATCGTCGTCTATGCCACCACCGAGCCTGTCGAGGCCTTGCTGTTCGGCGGGCAGACGGCATGCCTTTCTGAAGGCCGGGTGACGCAATTCGGACCGACCGCCGACGTCTATCGAAAACCGCGCGATCTGGTCAGCGCGCAGGTGTTTTCCGAACCGCCGATCAACATCGCGCCCGTGGTGAAGGCGGGTGACGTCTTCCGCTTCGGCGGAGCGAGCGAATTTCCCGCGTCCGGCCCCTTCGCTGCCCTGGCGGACGGAGAATATACGCTTGGTATCCGCCCGCATCACGTGGCGCCAACGCCGAACATCGACAATCCGGTTGCCGTCGACGGTCATGTGCTCGTCACGGAATTGTCGGGCTCGGAAAGCGTTATTCACTTCACAGTGCAGGGAGAGACCTGGGTCTCCCAGTCTCACGGCATTCATCCGTTTGAGGTCGGAACCGATCAACGGCTTTACGCCGACATGTCGAAGGCGCTGGTCTTCGACAGCGCCGGCCGTCGGATCGAGATCTGA
- a CDS encoding carbohydrate ABC transporter permease, whose product MTRTSRYVPVLYILFLMLPIYWLVNMSFKTTNEILGEFTLFPREFTLENYVTIFTDPTWYMGYVNSLSYVLINTVISVLVALPAAYAFSRYRFLGDKHLFFWLLTNRMAPPAVFALPFFQLYSAVGLFDTPLAVALAHTLFNIPLAVWILEGFMSGVPKELDETAYVDGHSFWSFFLKIFVPTIAAGIGVAAFFCFMFSWVELLLAKTLTSVDAKPIAATMTRTASTSGYELGLLAAAGTLTIIPGAFVIYFVRNYIAKGFALGRV is encoded by the coding sequence ATGACACGGACCAGCCGTTACGTCCCGGTGCTGTACATCCTGTTCCTGATGTTGCCGATCTACTGGCTCGTCAACATGTCGTTCAAGACGACCAACGAGATCCTTGGCGAATTCACGCTGTTCCCGCGCGAGTTCACGCTGGAAAACTACGTGACGATCTTCACCGATCCGACCTGGTACATGGGCTACGTCAACTCACTGAGCTATGTGCTGATCAACACGGTGATCTCGGTGCTTGTGGCGCTGCCGGCGGCCTATGCCTTCTCGCGCTATCGGTTTCTGGGCGACAAGCACCTCTTCTTCTGGCTGCTGACCAACCGGATGGCGCCGCCGGCGGTGTTTGCGCTGCCGTTCTTCCAGCTCTACTCCGCGGTCGGCCTGTTCGACACGCCGCTTGCCGTCGCGCTGGCGCACACGCTGTTCAACATTCCGCTCGCCGTGTGGATCCTTGAAGGCTTCATGTCAGGTGTGCCGAAGGAGCTCGACGAAACCGCCTATGTGGACGGCCATTCGTTCTGGTCGTTCTTCCTCAAGATCTTCGTGCCGACGATTGCCGCCGGCATCGGCGTCGCCGCCTTCTTCTGCTTCATGTTCTCCTGGGTGGAGCTGCTTCTGGCCAAGACGCTGACGTCGGTGGATGCCAAGCCGATCGCGGCGACCATGACTCGCACGGCGAGCACGTCCGGCTATGAACTGGGCCTTCTGGCGGCAGCGGGCACGTTGACCATCATTCCCGGCGCCTTCGTCATCTATTTCGTGCGCAATTACATCGCCAAGGGCTTCGCGCTCGGCCGCGTCTGA
- the trpS gene encoding tryptophan--tRNA ligase has translation MTSFSPRVFSGVQPTGNLHLGNYLGAISRFVPLQDEMPTIYCVVDLHAITAKHDPATLAQTTREVTAAYLAAGIDPARAIIFNQSQVREHAELAWIFNCIARMGWLSRMTQFKEKAGKNRENASVGLFAYPTLMAADILAYRATHVPVGDDQKQHLELTRDIAQKFNNDFAKRIADLGLGVANPTPSPELPDELFFPLTEPMIAGPATRIMSLRDGTKKMSKSDPSDLSRINLRDTADEIARKIRKAKTDPEPLPSEPDGLEERAEAANLVGIYAALSGGTRETVLGDYGGQPFSVFKPALADLAVAKLAPVADEMNRLLADTGSIDAVLKDGAERAGAIAEPVLKDVRAICGFLDCR, from the coding sequence TTGACCAGCTTTTCGCCGCGCGTGTTTTCGGGCGTACAGCCTACCGGCAATCTTCACCTTGGCAACTATCTCGGTGCGATCTCGCGTTTTGTGCCGCTTCAGGACGAAATGCCGACCATCTATTGTGTGGTCGACCTGCATGCCATCACCGCGAAACATGATCCGGCAACCCTTGCGCAGACGACGCGCGAAGTGACGGCCGCCTATCTCGCGGCAGGGATCGATCCGGCCCGGGCGATCATCTTCAACCAAAGTCAGGTCAGGGAACACGCCGAGCTTGCCTGGATCTTCAATTGCATCGCGCGCATGGGCTGGCTCAGCCGGATGACGCAGTTCAAGGAGAAGGCGGGCAAGAACCGGGAAAACGCCTCCGTTGGCCTTTTTGCCTACCCCACCCTCATGGCCGCCGACATCCTGGCCTATCGGGCAACGCATGTTCCTGTGGGCGATGATCAAAAGCAGCACCTTGAGCTCACCCGGGACATCGCGCAGAAGTTCAACAACGACTTTGCGAAGCGCATCGCGGACCTGGGTCTTGGCGTGGCCAACCCGACGCCGAGCCCGGAGCTTCCGGACGAACTCTTTTTTCCGCTGACGGAGCCGATGATCGCAGGGCCTGCAACCCGTATCATGAGCTTGCGCGACGGCACCAAGAAGATGTCCAAGTCCGACCCTTCCGATCTGTCGCGCATCAATCTGCGCGACACGGCGGACGAGATCGCCAGGAAGATTCGCAAGGCAAAAACCGATCCCGAACCCTTGCCGAGCGAACCGGACGGTCTTGAGGAGCGCGCGGAGGCCGCAAACCTGGTCGGTATCTATGCCGCCCTCTCGGGGGGGACGCGCGAGACTGTGCTGGGCGACTATGGCGGACAGCCGTTCTCCGTGTTCAAGCCGGCGCTTGCCGATCTCGCCGTTGCGAAACTCGCACCGGTCGCAGACGAGATGAACCGTCTGCTGGCTGACACGGGCAGCATCGATGCCGTTCTCAAGGACGGGGCCGAGCGCGCCGGCGCCATTGCAGAGCCGGTCCTCAAGGACGTGCGCGCGATCTGCGGGTTTCTCGACTGTCGTTGA
- a CDS encoding ABC transporter ATP-binding protein: protein MAKIVLDTLRHAYMPNPTQDSDWALKQLDLEWDDGGAYALLGPSGCGKTTLLSIISGLLRPTHGRVFFDGQDVTDLTPEQRHIAQVFQFPVVYDTMTVYDNLAFPLRNRGVDERHVDKRVREIAEMIDLTHTLSNRAAGLTADGKQKISLGRGLVRSDVNAIMFDEPLTVIDPHLKWQLRSKLKELHQRVRTTMIYVTHDQTEALTFADKVVVMNEGEVVQIGTPVDLFERPQHTFVGHFIGSPGMNVLPCEVSGGRAHVAGVALETGGSGDLGGAAGKLEVGVRPEFVRFADAGDAGGLPAKVVKVSDTGRFRIVEARAADTRIKLLVPEGGDIPQEQAHLHFDPDHTAVYRDGWIVA, encoded by the coding sequence ATGGCGAAAATCGTTCTCGACACGCTGCGGCATGCCTACATGCCCAATCCGACGCAGGACAGCGACTGGGCGCTGAAGCAGCTCGACCTGGAATGGGACGACGGCGGTGCCTATGCGCTGCTTGGTCCCTCGGGATGCGGCAAGACCACGCTGCTCTCAATCATTTCCGGCCTGTTGCGGCCGACCCACGGGCGGGTCTTTTTCGACGGCCAGGACGTAACCGACCTGACCCCGGAACAGCGCCACATCGCGCAGGTGTTCCAGTTCCCGGTCGTCTACGACACGATGACCGTCTACGACAATCTGGCGTTCCCGCTGCGCAATCGCGGTGTCGACGAGCGGCATGTGGACAAACGGGTCCGCGAGATCGCGGAGATGATCGATCTCACGCACACGCTGTCCAACCGTGCGGCCGGACTGACGGCGGATGGCAAGCAGAAGATCTCGCTCGGGCGCGGGCTGGTGCGCTCCGATGTCAACGCCATCATGTTCGACGAACCGCTGACGGTGATCGACCCGCATCTGAAATGGCAACTGCGCTCCAAGCTCAAGGAGCTGCATCAGCGTGTTCGCACCACGATGATCTATGTGACGCATGACCAGACCGAGGCGCTGACCTTTGCCGACAAGGTCGTGGTGATGAACGAGGGCGAGGTGGTGCAGATCGGCACGCCCGTCGATCTGTTCGAACGTCCCCAGCACACATTCGTCGGGCATTTCATTGGCTCGCCGGGGATGAATGTTCTCCCCTGCGAGGTGTCCGGGGGACGTGCCCATGTGGCTGGCGTTGCCCTGGAAACAGGCGGCAGCGGGGATCTGGGCGGTGCGGCCGGAAAACTGGAGGTGGGTGTGCGGCCCGAATTCGTGCGCTTTGCCGACGCGGGCGACGCGGGTGGATTGCCGGCGAAGGTCGTCAAGGTCAGCGACACCGGCCGCTTTCGCATCGTCGAGGCGCGTGCCGCCGATACGCGTATCAAGCTGCTTGTGCCGGAGGGCGGAGACATTCCGCAGGAGCAGGCGCATCTGCACTTCGATCCCGATCACACGGCCGTCTATCGCGACGGCTGGATCGTGGCCTGA
- a CDS encoding DUF2160 domain-containing protein, whose protein sequence is MGLSWMAWTGPTAGFFVFIGICFAVMSVWEFVSPGGGPRHGILGLDTTRGDRLFVSLLGSAFIFLAWLGFLGPFVLGFLGLAGPMLLIPVMIAIVYAICVFLWA, encoded by the coding sequence ATGGGTTTGAGCTGGATGGCATGGACGGGGCCGACCGCGGGCTTCTTCGTCTTCATCGGGATCTGCTTTGCGGTCATGTCGGTCTGGGAATTCGTCTCGCCGGGCGGGGGACCGCGTCACGGCATTCTCGGATTGGATACGACGCGCGGCGACCGTCTGTTCGTTTCGCTGCTTGGCAGCGCCTTCATATTTCTCGCCTGGTTGGGGTTTCTGGGGCCGTTCGTGCTGGGATTTCTGGGTCTCGCGGGGCCCATGCTCTTGATCCCGGTGATGATCGCCATCGTCTACGCGATCTGTGTTTTCCTCTGGGCGTGA
- a CDS encoding carbohydrate ABC transporter permease, whose translation MNKTHDNRAWFFVLPVVALVAFNAIIPLMTVVNYSVQETFGDNVFFWAGVLWFEQVLQSERFHDALFRQLAFTFTILLIEVPLGVLIALTMPKKGPWVPVCLVLMALPLLIPWNVVGAMWNIFALPDIGLLGRSLNALGFDYNFTRQPGDAWFTLILMDVWHWTSLVVLLAYAGLVSIPDAYYQAAKIDGAKPIAVFRYIQLPKMKRVLTIAVLLRFMDSFMIYTELSVLTGGGPGNSTTLLSIDLVKIALGQFDLGPAAAMSLIYFLIILALSWVFYTLMMRNENQ comes from the coding sequence ATGAACAAGACACACGACAACCGGGCCTGGTTTTTTGTTCTGCCTGTGGTGGCGCTGGTCGCTTTCAATGCGATCATCCCGCTGATGACCGTCGTCAACTACTCGGTCCAGGAAACCTTCGGCGACAACGTCTTCTTCTGGGCCGGGGTACTGTGGTTCGAGCAGGTGCTGCAGTCGGAGCGTTTCCATGATGCCCTGTTTCGCCAACTCGCCTTTACCTTCACGATCCTGCTGATCGAGGTGCCGCTTGGCGTTTTGATCGCGCTGACCATGCCGAAGAAGGGGCCTTGGGTCCCCGTCTGTCTCGTGCTGATGGCGCTGCCGCTGCTCATACCGTGGAACGTGGTGGGTGCGATGTGGAACATTTTCGCATTGCCGGATATCGGGCTTCTCGGGCGTAGCCTCAACGCGCTCGGCTTTGACTACAATTTCACCCGCCAGCCCGGCGATGCCTGGTTCACGCTGATCCTGATGGACGTCTGGCACTGGACATCGCTGGTCGTGCTTCTGGCCTATGCCGGTCTGGTCTCGATTCCCGATGCCTACTACCAGGCGGCCAAGATCGACGGCGCGAAGCCGATTGCCGTCTTTCGCTACATCCAGCTGCCGAAAATGAAGCGGGTACTGACCATCGCCGTGCTTCTGCGTTTCATGGACAGCTTCATGATCTACACCGAACTGTCGGTGCTCACCGGCGGGGGACCGGGCAATTCGACGACGCTCTTGTCCATCGACCTGGTGAAGATCGCCCTTGGCCAGTTCGATCTCGGACCGGCGGCGGCAATGTCGCTGATCTACTTCCTCATCATTCTGGCGCTCAGCTGGGTGTTCTACACCTTGATGATGCGCAACGAAAACCAGTGA